The Oryza brachyantha chromosome 6, ObraRS2, whole genome shotgun sequence region CATCAGCGTCGGGAGCCTCGGGAGGAGGCCCGGCGAGGCGGACGTGCGGCGGCTGCGGGTGTCCAACTGCACCATCGCCGGCACGGCCAACGGCGTGCGGATCAAGACGTGGCGCGGCGGGccccggccggcgagctccgccgcctccggcctcGTCTTCGAGGACATCGTCATGAGGCGGGTCCGAAACCCGATCATCATCGACCAGGAGTACTGCCCCTACATCTCCTGCCACCATCAATCGGTCAGacaactctctctctcacacacacacaaacacccCCTTCTTTTTCAAGAACTCACTGTCACCGTCGCCGGTGTCGATATGCTGCCGGAGAGCAGGAGCGGCCGCCGTCGGTGGTGAAGATAAGCGACGTGAAGTTCAGGAACATCAGGGGGGTGTCGGCGACGCAGGTGGCGGTGAAGCTGTCGTGCAGCGCGGCGAGCCCGTGCCGGGGGCTGGAGCTCAGGGACATCGACCTGAGATACGTCAGGCGCGGGGTGGCCACCGTGTCGCGCTGCGCCAACGTCGCCGGAGGCGTCACCGGCGGCACGCTCGTGCCTCCCTCTTGCAtatgaaaatatgttttttctttttttctttttcgagAGAGAATAGTCGGATAAATGACATGGACGAAATTATGGTTCTTCTAGTTCTACACGACTGATGACGATATTGATCATTTTGGAGGGAAACATCtcaattactccctccaatttAATAAACTGTATCGATTATTTTAGATAACAGCACGGTTTTCGAATCCTATCTTTCGATTGTATCCTGGTTCAAGATGACAGAAATTATAGAACTAAAGGGAGTAATAGTAAAATACCACGtatgtcctaaaatataagcactttttgtttggtttatttagtaactacctccgttctaaaataagatcattttttagttttttatataatattttgactcttcatcttatttaaaattttctgtgattaatatttttattcttactagatgataaaacatgaatagtattttatgcgtgactaaattttttaagttttttacaaattatttaaataagacgaatggtcaaacgtttgatatgaaaaaacgaaaaatgaatttattatgggacggaggtaggaGAGATTAAGGATGTGAAGAAAATACTATAGTACCATTAATAAATGAGTAATAGAAAGGGATTGGAGGATATGTAGGGGTAACAtatgaataattttgaatGGAAACTGATTAATAAGATAGACAGTACTGTAATACTACTagaaatggtgtattttaatacaaaatttaaattttagaaataattatattttagaacggatggAGTAGCATTTTTCTATCTCTTGCTTTCAAATTTTCTGATTGCTCATAcgattttaaaataatcatttaaatACCTATAGTATAATTACATTTAGTATAGTTACAACGTAACCTATACCATGCATTTAGCCTAAACAGCTTTCACAAGCAGTGGCTAGCAGGGCGTGCTTGTAACTGCGTGGTCGCGAGTTTGATTCCTAGCCAGCCAGCccgtaaaaagaaaacaaaatattcacACTTGCACGAAACTTAAAACACATCCGACGCCTACCTTCTCCATACTTTCGTCGAAAGAAATATAGCAAAtcctttcatattttttcctaACTGAATGTTAGTTTTTTTCCAACTGAATGTTACTATCTctggttaaaaatatttactatttatgataAACTTTAatcaaacatctaaaattatgcctatcaataatttcttaaatccTTAGTGCGAATATAAGACATGATTGAAATAGATTCTCCTCGAAAAGTATCATAacatcataaacttattagatttaataaatttattatcataacATAAAACTGTTTATCGGAATTTTGCAAATTTAACCAAAACTTATCTAAaacgataaaatatttttgatctttatagtttatttcaaGAGAGGAGGGCCAGGAGGCTAAGGAGAAACCAGGGGACGAGAGGAAGACCTGCTCAACTACCGGCTGCCAGCCATGGCCTGAAAATAGCCAAAAGGCCAAACAACGCATGCCACAAACATAGCAAACCTATTCGCCGTACCGCCGCTTATATGTACATGCTGCCGGCGATCGAATTCCACCCTCAAAGAAGCAGCGAGCGGGCGCGGCAGATTGATGACAAGAACACAAGAAATGGCTTCCAGAAACCATTCTTCTACCTGCAGGATCTtggtctccttcctcctcgtcgcgACGACCGTCGCCGTCTTCGCCGACGCGGACGGCAAAAAGCCCGACGAGAAGGGGTACGCGCCTGCGgctgtggcggcggccggcgccggcgggtcCTACGACATCATCAAGCTCGGCGCCAACGGCAATGGCAGGACGGACAGCAGCAAGGTCAGACATGCAAGGCAAAAGCTTCGATCCCTCCGATAGAtattgatggatgcatgggTCACCGCCATTAATGGCGTGCGCGCAGGCGGTGATGGAGGCGTGGAAgtcggcgtgcggcggcgccgggaagCAGACGATCGTGATCCCCAAGGGCGACTTCGTGACGGGGCCGATGGACTTCACCGGGCCGTGCAAGGGCGCCGTCACCGTGCAGCTGGACGGCAACCTGCTGGGGTCCAACGACCTGAGCAAGTACAAGGGCAAGCTGGCCAACTGGATCGAGGTGCGCAAGGTCGACAACCTCGTCATCTCCGGCAAGGGCACGCTCGACGGCCAGGGCCCCGGCGTCTGGGGCAAGAACTCCTGCGCCAAGAACTACAACTGCAAGATCCTCCCCAACGTACGTGCGTGCAAATATTAATTCAGTCGATCGGTCGCTCGCCATGGATGACGATGAGACGAGCTCCCATGTGTGCATCTtctttgttgctgctgctgctgcagacgCTGGTGCTGAACACGGTGAACAACGCGCTGGTGTCCGGGATCACGCTCAAGGACGCCAAGTTCTTCCACATGAACATGTTCCGGTGCAAGGACGTGACGGTGCAGGGGGTGACGatcacggcgccggcggagagcCCCAACACGGACGGCATCCACATGGGGGACTCCTCCAGGGTCTCCATCGTCGGCACCGCCATCGGCACCGGCGACGACTGCATCTCCGTCGGGCCCGGCAGCGACGGCATCAACATCACCGGCGTCACCTGCGGCCCGGGGCACGGCATCAGCGTCGGCAGCCTCGGCCGGTACAAGGACGAGAAGGACGTCAGGGACGTCACCGTCCGGGACTGCGTGCTCAGGAACACCACCAATGGCGTCCGCATCAAGTCGTACGAGGACGCCCTCTCCCCCATCACGGCGTCCAGGCTGACCTACGAGAACATCCGGATGGAGGGCGTGGCCAACCCCATCATCATCGACCAGAAGTACTGCCCCAACAAGATCTGTACCAGCAGTGGCAGCTCCGAGGTCACCGTCAAGGACGTCACCTTCAAGAACATCACCGGGACGTCGTCCACGCCGGAGGCCGTCACCCTCGTCTGCTCCGACAAGCTGCCCTGCAGCGGCGTCCAGATGCAGGACGTCAACGTCCAGTACGCCGGCACCGACAACAAGACCATGGCCGTCTGCAGCAACGCCCAGGTCACCGCCACCGGGTGCCTCAAGGAGCTCGCCTGCGTCTGATTCGATGCATGGATCGACCTCGATCGGTCTCTTCCTCCCCTAGTAGCTATACCACCATGTGAACcacttttttcttctcttcttctttcttggtTCACTTGTTGCTTGGTTGGTTCTTGTTCGAGAGAGAATTGAAAATGATACAGATCGTCGAGATCGATAGATCTTGGAGCGCATGTACGTACATCTGTGCCATTGTGTGTTCCTTGATTGATCTTCCACACGGACGTCCATGTAGTGCCGGCGTGAAGCCAGCTGATCCTGAAATCGATGTAGTACTGAGATTGTTCGAAATTTCAAACCAGTTCGTTTTGACAACTCCAAAAATATTgatggaaaaaaatgcaacCGCGATAGTtgattgcatttttttccccaaagTCTTATCTGTTTACTATTTCCGCATGTATGGATTGAGGGCAATTTTAACATCCATCTACGTATAGAAATTTGcactaaaaaactaaatttacacttaaaattttggtaccttaaggcATAAAATAACTAGACACACTAGATTACACTAGAAGTAGTACGTCACATTACTTTCTTGAGGATGTCAAATTGATCATAGATTGAATGGTTGTGTAGGCACATATGACATAGTGATTTACATagtctaaaaatatatcaataaaaattataattaccATTTTTAATGGACAAATCTACCATCCTCAGAAAATTACCtttaggtaccaaaatttacgtTATTCTGGGTACCTCTAGATACAGAGTAATTGGATATAATACACTACAATAGGGTATCGGAGTAGCTCAATAAATTAGTGTCGCTCATGTGAACGAGAGAATAATCAATAGTAGCCTTTGCCTTTAAACATGTCCTAAGCGTGTCTAGGGAGGCAAAATAAACTAGTACCTATGGTTCAGAGAACCTCCATTCCTGGCTTGGTGGTGAAGGGATAATACCCCGTTTAGttgggaaaattttttgggagagATGTCACATCGACGCGGACGgtcacatttgaagtattaaacatggtctaattaaaaaacaaatttcatatttcgcctggaaaccacaagacgaatcttttgtgtctaattaatctgtcattagcacatgttggttactgtagcacctatgattaattatgtactaattagattcaaaagatcgtctcatgattttttccataactgtgtaattagttttaatattcatatatatttaatgcttatttagttgttcaaagattcgatgtgatatttttgaaaactaaacattgCCTAAATCGAACCCGACCTGGGTTTCACAATAGACTTTTTCCTACTATTAAGCATCGACTCTACCAGGCAAAGACCCAACCCAGAGCGAACCACTGCCCGAGGCCAAAATCTGGCCCGGTCCATGATGGcccgcctcccccgccgccgccgtaacCTCCCCCTTAAACCCTAGCTCCCCGAAACCTTGCCTCCCCCCACCCTTgcgcggcggtgaggacgAGAGAGAGGCTCCACCTCTCGcttccctcccttcctcccagtctcgcgcgggcggccgcctcctccttgcTCCTCGCCGCTTGctcgcgcgcgctcctcctccgccgccgccgccgcctcccctgcCTCTGAGCAGAGTGGGCGCTCACAAGCTCGGGAATGGCCGACGTGCGGCCCGACCAGGTTGGTACCGGATCACTCgcttctcctcttcttccttgcGGGCTTGGGTGCTTGGTAGTAGTGAGAATCTGGGCCAGCTGAGCCTCCTCCGGGGTGCTGCGAACCGTGTCGGTGTCGGTTTGAGGTGCCGCTGACACGGCTGCAGAAGTCGTGAGGGTCCCAAGCCCGTGCTGTAAATCCAAATAATCCAAATCCGTTGGCGTGTAAGTACGTGTAATTATGGTTGGGGCTGGAAGGTTTAGAAATtgtcagaaagaaaaaagaatgttTCGTTTTCTATCCCTTCTCACCGACTGTCTAAAATGACTTAGTTGGACTTAGTACAGCGATCATCATTTACGGTTTGATGTGAAATGGTTTTGCTTCTTGTGCAGGCTGCATCGGAGGAAGTGGAATCTATCCACTTCAGCTTCTATAATGATGATGAAATTAAGAGGATAAGTGTTAAACAGATAACAAAGCCAGACCGTCTTGATGCCAAGAACTGTCCTGTGCCAGGTGGGTTACTTGACCCAGCAATGGGGCCCACGAGCGATACCGACACGTGAGTACTTATCCAACTACTGAATTTGTACTTCAAGAGTCCACCTGTTAATTACTCTGAATCCTAGAGATCAGCTCACATGGAAATGATACCATCTTTGACTTAAGAACTATCATGTTGTAGCATATGCTATTT contains the following coding sequences:
- the LOC102720995 gene encoding exopolygalacturonase gives rise to the protein MTRTQEMASRNHSSTCRILVSFLLVATTVAVFADADGKKPDEKGYAPAAVAAAGAGGSYDIIKLGANGNGRTDSSKAVMEAWKSACGGAGKQTIVIPKGDFVTGPMDFTGPCKGAVTVQLDGNLLGSNDLSKYKGKLANWIEVRKVDNLVISGKGTLDGQGPGVWGKNSCAKNYNCKILPNTLVLNTVNNALVSGITLKDAKFFHMNMFRCKDVTVQGVTITAPAESPNTDGIHMGDSSRVSIVGTAIGTGDDCISVGPGSDGINITGVTCGPGHGISVGSLGRYKDEKDVRDVTVRDCVLRNTTNGVRIKSYEDALSPITASRLTYENIRMEGVANPIIIDQKYCPNKICTSSGSSEVTVKDVTFKNITGTSSTPEAVTLVCSDKLPCSGVQMQDVNVQYAGTDNKTMAVCSNAQVTATGCLKELACV